The sequence below is a genomic window from Lepus europaeus isolate LE1 chromosome 9, mLepTim1.pri, whole genome shotgun sequence.
CTTGGATGACAAGCCAAACTATGCCCTTTCATGGACGTTAGGCTGCACGGGTACTGCTTAGCACTGGGCAGAAATCATGCTATTTACACATCGTCTCAACCCTGACTGTGAACGCTTACACACGGGATGCAGATAGCAGAGGCGTCCTCCCTACCTTCCATCACCCTGTTCCCATACATCCACAAGACCACAGGcacctgggcctgccctgggGTCTGCCTAGGGGCTTCCTCCTCCAGTTGCACCCTCCACTACTCTCCTGACCGCTGGTTGGTGTGCATTGACCTGGACGTTGGTCCCTACTTTGGGGCTCATTGTGTGATCTCACATGTCACAAGACAGCCCATGATGAGGGTGATCAAAGCCTACAGAAGTTCTGGAGTGATTGACTCTGAGGACACAAGAGTCTTAACTGCAACCTCTTCCCTCTAAGACCACCCACCCCTCACTTTCAGCTCTCGGGAGTGAATATTCCGCTTCCTTGAAAATcatttctccctgtgtctttctttttctaatcTGTCAACTTGgactctcccttcccttccccaagGTGGCTTCTGCACACGGCCTGTTTCAGAAGTCTTTGTGGGATTTTTTGTCATAGGTACACAATCCCAAGTCCCTTGAGGGCACCTAACTCTCCACAGTGCATGATGTGGCTTTGGTGTGTGGCACTGTAGGACTCAAGGACCCTCTCAGGCTCAGCACACCTGGGAACCTTATTTGAGGAGGCTCTCCTTGCTCCCCCTGCTGATGGATGAGAGCCCCTACCCTGTTCTCTGATCTCCTAGACTGCACTGAGCTGGTCAGATGTACGTGTgacaaggagcagctgggagaggacCTGCTATGAGCATTGTTTCAGTTCATTTGTTTAAAGGGTTCATGTTCAGCAGAGTGGTCTCTAGTAGAAATGATCTATTAGCACAGAAATAGTGATATACCCTTACAATGCTTACATGTTGGACACTGTTTAAGTAGAATTAAGCAACGTGTATCTGAGGGGTTTCTCTGGTGCTGTCTTGTGTGATCCAATCTTTGGACACAGAAGACTGGAGAACTATTTTGTGTCTCTCTTGTCAATACATGGAGGAAAGGTAAGTTGCTCTTTTTGATTAATAAAATTGTCACCATCCTTAATCCATATTCTGAACGTGGGGATAATTTTTTCCTGCTTCTACTGTGGCATTTCACCACTAAAAATATAACAGTTTCCAGTGTTTTCAAAGTAATCTTTCACCCAAGCAAAGATTTCCTGAATATTATTACAAATTCATGTCTCCTGTATACCACAGCTTTACCAAAACCACTTACATCTGCAGCACTGTAGCTTCCTAAGTGACACTGAACATAATACAAGCAGCCTTGATTCACAGATGATTAAAACACACTACTGGGAGGGTTTTACCACGCTGTGTGTTTGCCAGGTTCAGGCTTCAAGAATCAGTTAAACTTAACTCACACAAGGCCTCTatttcacaaaaatgaaatgacTGAAGGTAATTTTAGAACTATCCTGAATATTAGTTATTAAATTATAATGTGAATGTATTTcaagttattattttaaaatgagtttttaagtttttattgattttaaagacagagagcaatcttccatctactggttcatttcccaaatgtttgccTGCAACggaggaggctgggccaagccaaagccaggagctcagaactcgccagatgggtttcccacaagggtggcagggatccaactacatagccttcacctgctgcctctcagggtgtacattggcagggagctagagtcagaagcagggctggaactcaaacccggGCCCTCTGAcctgggatgtaggcattccaagtggtctCTTAACAACTGCATCAAATGCCTAtccatgactttaaaaaaaatactgacaagACCACGTGTTGGAGAGGAAGTGGAATGCTCACATGGTGCTGGTGGAAATGTGAAGTTGTACAGCCATTCTGGCAAACAGCATGGCAGTTTCGTTTAAAGATTAGTATGATATTTTTCACCTTGcataaaacatacacacaaaaatgcaGTACAAAAACATCACAGAATATCACCAAGATGATTGCCAGAGATCCATGAAGCTTGAAGGCGGTGGGCCTTGGATTAATATTTTACCATCAGTCTTCCTGGAAGGACTATGGAGGCAATCTGAAACGTGCTCAACAAATCCTGCCACGCACCTGATCATTACCTTGGAAAAACGTTAACTTTTTCTCATGCTGTTCATTTTCACCTTAAAAAATCCACACTTGTCAATCTCTAACAAAGTAGCCACCTGAGCTCTGAAGGGTTTTATGGCATCTTGTGTTCAGGAAATCACCATTTCTGCCTCCCTTTCGTGCCTTACATGATAGACCCACATGGTCCAAGGAGCCATGACATAATTGTGCCACATACCCTactataaaatgataatttttaaatatatgcttgGAAACATTTTGCAGTGTTATAGAACTTCTATTTATGGGGTTCAATAAAATCTTGTACACATATTCCAGAGGAAATAGTCACCAGTATGTCATCATCTCATTTTATAGTATAATTTTTACTCCTGGACCCTTTGAGTGTAGAGAAACATCTTAGCTTATTTGAAGGGGTTATGAAACCTTGGGAATCTCATGGAGCTCAAtcttaaagggttttttttttattttctgacagtGTCCTTCAATTAAAACCTTAAATTGGAATGAGATTGAATTGATTTTAACTGTGGTTCTATTTATCACCCTGACTCCATCTTATTAGAAAAAGACATTGGAATGTGTTCCTGCTAAAGTCTGATCACCAGACTCTGCGCACCTGAGCTCATTAACCCTGCAGGGTGATCAAAACAGGTAAGATGCACAGCTGAGTgtgtggagggggcagagggggtgcACAGAGCAGATAGGCAGTCTCAGCCGAGTGTCTACACTGAGACTGCTAAGGACTCTGCTCTTTGGGtaattttttctcctcttttaggAAGGGGCATGGCTTAATTACTGAAAGAGTTGTTAGACTTCCCAAGTCACATGTGTGAGGAACTACATGACAAAAACAATAGCCACTGTTTACACAGAGCCTGTGCATGCTAGAAACACTCCCATGTTTGGTACGTATGCCTCATCTGTATTTCACATGTGATGTCTCCATGAGCTAGATAGAGTGATTGTGAATATTGTATAGCTGAGATCATTGGAGCTAAGCCTTGCTATATGCTCAGGCTCAGACAGGTGGTAAATGGTGGATCACAGACATAAATCCAACCAGTCTGACTTCAGAGTCCACAGACACCATCAGCTGATctgctaatattttttaaaacatttattttggtgataAATTACCAGTTTAAAGATAGAACTGAGATAACTTTGTTTATAATCCACCAAGACTGTTTTTGAAAAGTCTGATTTCCACTTTAATGCAATCGATTTTAAATTCACCAAAATCTAAATAGGGAATGCTTattatgaatttatcttttaatcgggattatgaaaataaaatccaaatacgACATTGCCCATTCCACCTAGAAAACTCAAAAATGAGGTTAAAATGAAGCAATGCTACCTGGAACATGTTGCCGTTTTTAATGCACAGGAAAGTGTGTGTTTCTGTGGGAGCCTGGCCACGGTACCCatgacccagccatggctgggATGTGGAGGGATGAAGGAGATGGCAGGGGTGGCTCCAGGAAGGTCTGAGGTGGACTGGACTAATGAAGGGAGAACAGGAAGTATTGGGATTGATCCGTATGTTTTAATAATGACAGCAGTGTTAGTTGAGATTCGTGAAGGTACTAATATTTGTGACAAATAATTTTTCTTGCTATTTTCCTCAGATATTTACTGTATTACTCTTTTCCCTACAagatgaataaaaacaaacagcacCACGCCAGTGACGTAAGATACACCCTTTTCTCTGAAGTCGTCATTGGAGTCTCCGCCAACACCATGCTTCTTCTCTTCCACGTCCTCACGTTTTTCCTCCAGCAcagacccaagcccttggacctgACCATTGGTCTCTTGGCCCTCATCCACCTGGTGATGCTGCTAATCATGGGCTTCCTCGTCACAGACATTTTCGGGTCTCGGGGTTTCTGGAATGACGTCATGTGTAAATCGGTTTTCTACTTGTACCGAATCCTGCGGGGTCTCTCCCTGTGCACCACCTGCCTGCTGAGTGTCCTCCAGGCCATCACCCTCAGCCCCAGGAGCTCCTGTCTGGCAAAGTTCAAGCAGATGCCCTCCCATCacagcctgtgttctctcctcttcctgtgggTTGTCTACATCTTAACTAGCAGTCCCCTCATAATCACCACCATTGCCACTCCCAATCTGACCTCAGACAGTCTAATCTATGCCACTGAATTCTGCTCCATTAGGCCCATGAGTTATATCTTTATGCAGATGTTCTCCATGCTGGCGACCTTCCGAGAAGTCTTTGTGACAGGGCTCATGGCTGTCTCAAGTGGGTACATGGTGACTCTCCTGTGCAGGCACAGGAGGCAGTCCCAGCACCTTCACAGCACCAGGATTTCTGCAAGAGCTGCCCCAGAGCAAAGGGCCACCTGCACCATTCTCCTGCTCCTGTGCATCTTCATGTTCATGTCTATTTTGGACTACATTGTCTACTCCTCAAGAGCGATATGGATCAATGACCCAACTCTCCATTGTGTCCACATGCTGGTGATCAACGGCTATGCTACAGTCAGCCCACTGGTGTTCATCAGCACTGAAAAATGAATAATCACCTTTCTGAAATCCATTCGTGGTTATTGTATGGTTATTCAGTGATGGATAAATTCTCTCAAAATGCACCAACACATTGGTTTCAAAATCGTTATCAGAGGACACAGCATGTGCTTTCTGGATTCAACGACATTAGGAAGCTAACCTTTTCTCATTCAGCCCACTTACTTTGATAGATGTGCATGGCCAATGGTTAATAGGTAATTGAGCCATGTGCCTCTCTGACATACCTAATATTTCTGAGTATCTCCTAAAGAGAGACTGGTGAAATGGATCTCACGTGTTATGGCTTGGGGTAGCCCACAGACTTACAGGTACATGAACATTTGCAGCACTTTTAATAACTCAATATTCTTGGTGATCTGTATTTTACCTAACCAGCTATGTAACTGTTTATTACCATAAATTACCATATATTCCAGCAATTCTAATCCTATGTATATTCTTAAAAGTACTGAATGTAGGGACTCAGTTACCTATATACCAAAACCCATGGAAGCCTGATTTATAACAGTCAAAAGAGGTGGACACCACAGAGCAGCAGGTTAtctgcccacagcccatatcagaggccCCTGtgtgtgcttctgatccagcttcctgctcacacactcagagggcagtggatgatgacccaggtgcttggtttcctgtcacccatgtgggaatctcagatggagctcctggctcctggctttggcctggcccagccatggctgttaggccatttggagaatgtttcaacagttggaagattctcattctctctctctctttctctctctctctctctccctccccccctccctctcttcctgtctctttctgttacctcctctctgtataattctgtcattcaaataaataataaataaaccttttttacaGTGGCAACAAGCCCATGTCCATAACCATATGAACATCGAAACAAAATGAGATGCTGTATATACAATGGAGTACTGTTCAGCTCTAACCAGGAAGACTCTGCTACACGGTGCTATTAGATGAATTTCCCTaagattatgctaagtgaaataagtccataacaaaagaacaaatattctATGAATCTATTAATACAGTGTGGAATTTAGAGTAACCTGATTTACAGAGACAGAACCTAGAGAGGCAGTGCAGAGGATGAGGGAAGAGGGCATGGTTTAATGGATACAGGAGGAACAAGTTCCGGAGATGGTGCAGGTGAATCTCCATGGAGGTGGGAATGAACTTAAGgccactgaactgtacatttaaaaatggttaaaatggtcgAATTTTGTTGTGCATATTTACAATAAAACATTACCAAGTACCTTCTTGCCAACCATGAAAAATATTCTGCATGAATTTATAAAGAAGAGTACTGTCAAGGGTGTAAAAGTGTGAACATGTAATTTTCAAAGACTTCGAGAATGTTACAGCACATCTGTGCAAAACAGTGATTTGAAGATTATTTCCTAAGTGTTCAGATTTTATTCTCAATTTCCTCAATGAAAGAAGAGGAGCTGTTGGGACTGAATCAGCTAAATGCTACAGTGTGTATCTCAGCCGTCAAGAGACTTTTAGCATTACCTGAGGCAGCTCCAGTGTCATAAACCTTTAGTTGAAATTATTTATATGAGGCCCAAAGACAGAATCTAAATAGGAAACTACACACAGAAAATACCTATCTCttacaggccagtccactgcagtggctttcaatgtggtaagcctgggcttcagcagaagtcaacttgtgaagagccctggcagctatgcaaagagttggatcactggaaatggacctgccctggagtcgaaggatgctcaggtcagagccacagatcttattggctctaagctgaaaagcccttcactcagcccaacttccaaagtgaacactgcagctgaggggacagccaagtagggtcagcaacattgcaggcagaactgtacatttcttgttagagatgccccctgcctttacctggccagctctcctcccaggccagccaagtaatgaaagtcaacagagtgccttcccctaggaggttcacacctcccttaggatataccccatgtgaagagatagatacgtctgggcctcttaacttacaaggcctaaagcccaacagacaattatcaagccccttctgtcaggttctatttgcctctcaatcagaaaacttaattgtagcttagacagcacctttcttagctcctctagtaatgactctgtccattgttctagaccctgtctagtgcacttgggcctcattcctttgtaatcataacctctactctacctccaatggctctactcccaacctgtgtgtactgatggtcctcttccccacttaatgctgtataattgttcagacctggttaatgtcactcttaggatcattggtcactatcctcaccctgtcttttatgaccttgtctaaatatgatcagactCGGCGAacgtggaaggcttccatagccttggcaactcatgatgagagcccagggtggttactggcgccataaactagagtgtcaatttgttgggtcaacaacaggagtcactgtgtacttgctcctcatgtgggatctctgtccttaatgtgctgtacattttgatttaatgctataactagtactccaacagaatgtttcactttgtgtttctatgtgggtgcaaactgttgaaatctttacttaatatatactaaattgatcttctgtatataaagagaattgaaaatgaatcttgatgtggtgGAGGAACTATTCTGTGTTACACCTGAGTGATGGATACACGAGTATATGGATTTGTCATGACATGGAATTTGGTATTGAAAGAGTGGACTTCaatgtttacaaaacaaaaacaaccaaaaaaggaaacagaCCTAAGAAACAAGAAATGTTTCATCCAAAAATTGTGAGGCTGCggttgtgtctctctgtgtgtaatgttATTCAGCAAttcaaaaagaatgaatttctatTGCTTGCAACAGAATGATTGGAACCGGAAGACATCCAGTTGAGTAAAATAAGCTGAACACAGAAAGGCAAGTATCGCATGTTCACCCTCATATGTTGGAGCtaaactaaaaaagaaacaaacgcCCATGTGTATCACGTCTGCTGCAAACAGTGTATTTTCAAGCTTTAAATTCTGTCAAACAACTTGGTAGGAATTATATACTGCTATGGTTTAATGATTATGTCACTAATTTAGAATTTATATGAGTGAGGTTGAACATCTTTTTACTGATTACTGTATAAagcctttgtctatttttatgctgGACTATAGTCCTTTTACTGTCTGTCGAACTCTATTTCCTGGAGCATTCAACCTTGGACTACAATGTAAGTTACAAATAAGTTagctcaaaataataaatattatatggaaaaaagaaaaattcataacAGTATTAGACTATAACTCAATGCATAAAATATATGACCACATACTGATATAAATAAGTGATTCATGTATAAATAAATTAGAAGAGAAACATCTTACGGACAGATTTGAAATAATGTGTGCAGACAGATCCCCCCTAAAGCCCTCCCCCTCCAGGGCTGCACTGGGCCTTGCTTTAGAGGAGCAAACAGATGGGGGAGAAGGACTGCACTCCCTGATGCTCTCTGCTGTGTCATCCAGTCCTCCCCTGGCCCACTGACCCCAAGCTTCAGATTACACCTGTTATAATTGTTAGttcttgtatttccatttttcctctgCAAATGACTCATCCATTCTACCTATTTTCATTGGGAATACGTTGTAAAGTGGGGTCTTCCAACTCCACGGAGCATCAGTGCATCTACATGAAATGAGTGTACTGACTTTTGAATATAGGTCACATGGTCCCCTTTTGTCCCCGGTCTCCTAACGCTTCTTACAATTTAGCAAAACGTGCACTGGGGACTGAGCAGAACTTTATCTTATTTCTCAGACAGGGCCTGCTCTGCTCCCACTCCACGGAGTTGAGCACAGCTCAGGATGAGTCTCAGCTGCATCCACGTTCAGCCAGTCTGGGATCTCCTCAACTCCTAACCCCAGCTCAGCCTCCAGTTTACCACTGagaactgcttttctttttaatatcatttttgcaATTGACTGACATTTTGAAACACTGCAAGCTGAGAAGTCATGGAACACAAGACTACCAGCTACCAGGTAAGAGTGGACGTGGGAGGAGGGTGCTCCTCACACTGGAGGGCGAGGATCTCAGAGCCTCCAGGAGCCCTCAGAGGGCACCACGGGTCtctcagcccagggcaggggcactGCACAGTGCGGAGTGGTGGGGACTAAGCTGCTGTCAGGATCACAAGGAAAGAACTCGATGTCATCTACAGGGTGGGCCCCTTCTAACCCTCACACTGCTGTGTTAGGGACTAAGGAGTTCAGAGCTCAGCTCTCTCCAGACTCCTCTTGTGCAGCAGGGAATAAAGGACGTGAGGACACAGGTGACGTGTTCCACTGGGGACTCCAGGTTCTGAGCTGCCCACCGGGATCTGTCACCTCTGGGCAGACACTAAAATGACAGCCTGCAGAGAGATGAGCTCAGACCTCCTTCCCTTAAAACTGCAGGTTCCTCTCAGGTGCACAGAGTCCCCTGCACACGTCTGCCTGGTGAGTGGCTCTTTACTACACACgtggggagccaggggcagggggctTCTAGGCAGGAACTGGGGGACATGAGGTCGTGGGTGAGGGGTGTGCAGACATCAGCACCACCACTCTGCTTGACTCAGAAGAGGGTCTCTGTGTAATGCAGGGGGGAAGTTGCCTAGCGTGCTTGCTCTCTAGACtacaaaatacataaaagcaTACATTTCCTTTAGGGTCAAATGCACAATTTTGGTCTCAGTTTTCCTGAATAAATCATCTTAATTGAGAAGCTGTACCCTTATGTATTATTATGTTACCTAGTGATTTAAACTAAATCATTCCTTATTCTCAAGGaagttttaagttttactttCTTACTTTGTTAAATATACAGCTTAAATTCAGGTCTTAttaaaatactctgcttttcataaataaaatatgactaTTACTTTTATAAGGGATGTATATAGGtggtgcatttaaaaataattttagatttgtGAGAAGTAAATTAGTTTCTTTGTTGCAAACATCATCTCACAGCATGTAACCTCACCTCCTGGGAAGTACTTCCATGTGCTTTCTTGTGAAAGCTTTCTTGTCCCAGTTCAAATTTCACAGATGACAAATTATGTGCCGTCCTGCAGCCTGTGCTCTGCTAGTTCAAAAATTTCAAGTAAGAGGacagggaggccggcgccacgactcaataggctaatcctctgcctgcggcgctggcacaccagattctagtctcggttgcccctcttccaggccagctctctgctgtggcccaggaaggcagtggaggatggcccaagtccttgggccctgcacccgcatgggagaccaggaaaagcacctggctcctggctttggatcagcgctgttcgccggctgcagcagccatgggggtggtgaaccaacagaaaaaggaagaccttcctctctttctctctctctctcactgtccactctgcctgccaaaaaaaagagGACAGGGATGGTGAAGATTCCAtgacaacaaatattttttaaatggagaagcTGCTGGTTTCCCCTGCTGACTCCAAAACTCTAGAACCAAAATCTCTAAGAACTAGAGAGCAGGAAGACCCGTGTTTGTTCCTCTCTTCCCCACGCATTACCCATGTATTAAAACCCCCTGCCCATTCGTTAGTCAGGAACATCCCTGGACCACACATGCAGGCCACGGGAAACCTGCTCTGTGCTGATTCCTGTGCTGTTTCAGAATTTTTGAAGCATGTTCTTTTCATGAACTCACATGAACAGGTGAATGTCAACCTGTGCCCTGTCACTCAGACACAGAGACTATGGTGATGAAGGAAAGCTCGTGTGACCGCATCCATCCCTGGTGGCCCAGGGAGCAGGGTCTGCTGCAAGACTGCCTTTCCTGGTAAGGACAGTCAGCGCCAACGAAGCTCCTTGGGCTCCTTGCCCTTTATTTTCAAAGGATCCTAACACTTCTCCtgacctttctttctttaaaaaaaactgacttattaattatatgaaaggcagagttaaagagagagaaggagaacttccccccactggttcacttctccaacagctacaacagcccaggctggtgcAGGTCCCATCCAGGAGTacggagctccatctgggtctcccacatgggtggcagaagtgcaagcacttgggcatcttctg
It includes:
- the LOC133766206 gene encoding vomeronasal type-1 receptor 45-like; translation: MNKNKQHHASDVRYTLFSEVVIGVSANTMLLLFHVLTFFLQHRPKPLDLTIGLLALIHLVMLLIMGFLVTDIFGSRGFWNDVMCKSVFYLYRILRGLSLCTTCLLSVLQAITLSPRSSCLAKFKQMPSHHSLCSLLFLWVVYILTSSPLIITTIATPNLTSDSLIYATEFCSIRPMSYIFMQMFSMLATFREVFVTGLMAVSSGYMVTLLCRHRRQSQHLHSTRISARAAPEQRATCTILLLLCIFMFMSILDYIVYSSRAIWINDPTLHCVHMLVINGYATVSPLVFISTEK